From a region of the Butyrivibrio sp. AE3004 genome:
- a CDS encoding glycosyltransferase — translation MNELISVIVPIYNVENYIEKCLKSIVDQTYRNLEIILIDDESPDKCGIICDEYAKKDNRIKVIHKTNGGLSSARNAALDMITGSWVTCIDSDDYVHPDMIKRLYEAAIKDNAQISICSHYEEFKDKLLIKDRVYDEVKIWDSHTALIKLVEDEEVKNYAWGKLYKAELFEGVRYPDGRNYEDIATTYYLFDKVERIVKIPDYLYFYLIRDGGISFNSSTATWHKGCHATCIGQEERASYFKTKGYEDLYELSMSKLLPYLYSDIRSGYIVSAEDDIKETKLYLKNNANEFYNNKLISEKDKGLVNIYLLDETAYKIYFKSKNAYLNCVKNIRKIRKKFCHYNNIFDFTLAKGKTKRIIYFELPCFDNLGDHAIAYATENIIESKCKEHSDYQLFIIDGWGTDRAINSLKKCIRAGDVIVCQGGGNFGNLYEFAEVFRRKVLNEFRNNRIIIMPQTLFYSNDEQGKKELVADIKTINACNNITIFARDAKSYELMKGYFDCRIEQLHDVVSLYDATNYGATNREGIIVCLRSDKESTLCTKDKLSILAICEQCSDNVFVTDTCVQYDFESKIRFTILEKKFKLFGKSQLVITDRLHGMIFSIITETPCIVIGNNHHKVYETYKTFASCSYIKYVKSLENLNVIIHDMMKCKIDERKLDLSGDIEVIANSIFD, via the coding sequence ATGAATGAATTAATTAGTGTAATAGTACCAATATATAATGTTGAAAATTACATAGAGAAATGTCTGAAATCTATTGTTGATCAAACATATCGGAATCTTGAAATCATTCTTATTGATGATGAATCGCCTGATAAATGTGGCATAATTTGCGATGAATATGCAAAAAAAGATAACAGAATAAAGGTAATTCATAAGACTAATGGTGGACTTTCAAGTGCCAGGAATGCTGCACTTGATATGATTACTGGCAGTTGGGTTACCTGTATTGATAGTGATGATTATGTTCACCCTGATATGATCAAGAGGCTATATGAAGCTGCAATTAAAGATAATGCACAGATTTCTATATGCTCTCATTATGAAGAATTTAAAGATAAGCTTTTAATAAAGGATAGAGTGTATGATGAGGTGAAAATATGGGATAGTCATACCGCTTTGATAAAACTTGTTGAAGACGAAGAAGTAAAAAATTATGCTTGGGGTAAGTTATATAAGGCGGAATTATTCGAGGGTGTTAGATACCCTGACGGTAGAAACTATGAGGACATAGCTACTACTTATTATCTTTTTGATAAGGTAGAGAGAATTGTTAAAATACCTGATTATTTATATTTTTACCTAATAAGGGACGGTGGAATTTCCTTTAATTCTTCAACTGCTACATGGCATAAAGGATGCCATGCAACATGTATAGGACAGGAGGAAAGGGCATCATACTTTAAAACTAAAGGATATGAAGATTTATATGAGCTTTCTATGTCAAAACTTTTACCATACCTTTATTCTGATATAAGAAGTGGATATATAGTTTCTGCAGAGGATGATATTAAGGAAACAAAATTATATTTAAAAAATAATGCGAATGAATTTTATAATAACAAGCTAATTTCTGAAAAAGATAAAGGGTTAGTTAATATTTATTTGTTGGATGAGACTGCCTATAAGATATATTTTAAGAGCAAAAATGCTTATTTGAATTGTGTTAAAAATATAAGAAAAATTCGCAAAAAGTTTTGTCATTATAATAACATTTTTGATTTTACTTTAGCGAAGGGGAAAACAAAGAGAATAATATATTTTGAACTTCCTTGTTTTGATAACTTGGGAGATCATGCCATAGCATATGCAACAGAAAACATAATTGAATCAAAATGCAAAGAACATAGCGATTACCAATTATTTATTATTGATGGATGGGGCACAGACAGGGCTATAAACTCACTGAAAAAATGCATACGTGCCGGAGATGTTATAGTATGTCAAGGAGGTGGGAACTTTGGCAATCTTTATGAATTTGCTGAAGTCTTTAGACGTAAGGTTTTAAATGAATTTAGAAACAATAGAATAATAATTATGCCACAAACATTGTTCTATTCAAATGATGAGCAAGGTAAAAAAGAATTAGTTGCAGATATAAAGACTATTAATGCTTGTAATAATATCACAATATTTGCCAGGGATGCAAAATCCTATGAGTTAATGAAAGGGTATTTTGATTGCAGAATAGAACAACTTCACGATGTTGTTTCATTATATGATGCTACTAATTATGGTGCAACAAATAGAGAAGGAATAATAGTATGCTTGAGGTCGGATAAAGAAAGTACACTATGCACAAAAGATAAATTAAGTATTCTTGCTATATGTGAGCAATGTTCTGACAATGTATTTGTTACTGATACTTGTGTTCAATATGATTTTGAATCAAAAATAAGATTTACAATACTGGAGAAAAAATTTAAGCTTTTTGGAAAATCACAATTGGTGATTACGGATAGACTACATGGAATGATTTTTTCAATAATAACAGAAACACCATGTATTGTGATTGGAAATAATCACCATAAAGTTTATGAAACCTATAAAACTTTTGCTTCATGTAGTTATATTAAATATGTTAAATCATTGGAAAATCTAAATGTTATAATTCATGACATGATGAAATGTAAGATTGATGAGAGAAAACTGGATTTATCTGGGGATATAGAAGTAATTGCTAATAGCATTTTTGATTAA
- a CDS encoding glycosyltransferase family 2 protein codes for MIKRMIKEMNGLVSVIVPMHNVEKYINKSIKSIVDQSYRNLEIILINDCSTDNTGVICQEWAKKDKRILYLCNNNNLGVQDTRNKALDVCNGDFIAFVDSDDFVHELFIERLLCTLVEQDADVVLCHEIAFQDGCDEEKIVLKIEDKGTIIIENHDEYIEHFMDDFTGPIGWSWNKLFKAAVINTTRYKKYIYEDLVFNAEVSKSINKAVWLNDRSYAYRLRDGSITSKGNKDINNEAAESFLYTLKVLENSNADYSNRLRLYTLVKIANLCAKSKKQFGKESEQKIRKTYNKAYDELIKKIKGECNFDMIKIFLARYCFTVYYQLVNK; via the coding sequence TTGATTAAAAGAATGATTAAAGAAATGAATGGATTAGTTAGCGTAATTGTGCCTATGCACAATGTGGAAAAGTATATTAATAAATCAATAAAATCTATTGTTGATCAGAGTTATAGGAATTTAGAAATAATATTGATAAATGACTGCTCTACAGATAATACAGGAGTAATATGTCAAGAATGGGCAAAAAAGGATAAGAGAATTCTTTACCTTTGCAATAATAATAACCTTGGTGTACAGGACACAAGAAACAAGGCTCTTGATGTATGCAATGGCGATTTTATTGCTTTTGTAGATTCTGATGATTTTGTGCATGAGCTATTTATAGAAAGATTACTTTGCACTTTGGTTGAACAAGATGCAGATGTTGTATTATGCCATGAAATAGCATTTCAAGATGGATGCGATGAAGAGAAAATAGTTTTGAAGATAGAAGATAAGGGCACTATTATTATAGAAAATCATGATGAATATATAGAACATTTTATGGATGATTTCACAGGACCAATAGGATGGAGCTGGAATAAGCTTTTTAAGGCAGCTGTTATAAATACAACACGTTATAAGAAATATATATACGAAGATTTGGTTTTTAATGCTGAAGTTTCAAAAAGCATTAATAAAGCTGTCTGGTTGAATGATAGATCTTATGCCTATAGATTGAGGGATGGAAGCATTACTTCAAAAGGAAACAAGGATATAAATAATGAAGCTGCCGAGTCTTTTTTATATACGCTAAAAGTTCTTGAAAATTCAAATGCCGATTATTCCAATAGATTACGTTTATATACTTTAGTTAAAATCGCTAATTTATGTGCTAAAAGTAAAAAACAATTTGGAAAAGAGTCCGAGCAAAAAATTAGGAAAACATATAATAAAGCATATGATGAATTAATCAAGAAAATAAAAGGTGAGTGTAATTTTGATATGATTAAGATTTTTTTGGCTAGATATTGTTTTACGGTATACTATCAGTTGGTTAATAAATAG
- a CDS encoding response regulator transcription factor, with protein MHGYDADVLVLEYCDREIQIVDKKMGESSMIKILMIDDDIEVLNINKKYFEEKDCKVEVAEFAYKGLQFAKIFKPDCILLDVMMPDLDGFSLCREIRKISDCPILFLSGKVSEDDKIEGFETGGDDYIEKPYSLRELYARIQGNIRRHAKVDAPKTNNMIIDLDPFYVDIENHKLLFGNEVIALSNKEYDLILFLAQNVGKEITFEEIGKKLWGTYFETDRRNVMVNMSRLRKKIERQTGVDNLIETVWAKGYKLVRIKH; from the coding sequence ATGCATGGATATGATGCGGACGTGCTTGTATTGGAGTATTGTGACAGAGAGATTCAGATTGTTGATAAGAAAATGGGGGAAAGCAGTATGATCAAGATTCTGATGATTGATGATGATATCGAAGTCTTAAATATCAATAAGAAGTATTTTGAGGAAAAGGATTGTAAGGTCGAGGTTGCAGAATTTGCGTATAAAGGATTACAGTTTGCAAAGATTTTTAAACCTGACTGCATATTACTTGATGTAATGATGCCTGATTTGGATGGTTTTTCACTTTGCAGAGAAATAAGGAAGATATCAGATTGTCCAATACTATTTCTATCCGGGAAGGTTTCTGAGGATGACAAAATAGAAGGATTTGAGACAGGCGGAGATGACTACATAGAAAAACCATATAGCCTTAGGGAATTGTATGCAAGAATACAGGGGAATATTCGTAGGCATGCTAAGGTTGATGCACCCAAAACTAATAATATGATTATCGATTTAGATCCTTTTTATGTGGATATAGAAAATCATAAATTACTATTTGGGAATGAAGTGATTGCATTATCAAATAAGGAATATGATTTGATTTTGTTTCTTGCACAGAATGTTGGGAAAGAAATTACTTTTGAAGAAATCGGGAAAAAATTGTGGGGAACTTATTTTGAAACTGACAGAAGAAATGTAATGGTCAATATGTCAAGACTTAGAAAAAAAATTGAACGTCAGACAGGTGTTGATAATTTGATAGAAACAGTTTGGGCAAAAGGTTATAAGCTAGTCAGAATCAAGCATTAA
- a CDS encoding sensor histidine kinase, producing the protein MSNKKKFEQPIVDLKTVEELSNRLLEANRELKHAEYERRSMIENISHDLRAPLTAIRSTVDYLTLKNRSDVEDITDEDLSTFLKLLDMRTRTLEVLVQDLYYLTCIESGSEKFKFKKVPIAQFLEEYYFAAEIDEKYADYELVLDVPEDMKEVVAIDIAKLSRVLDNLFNNSRKYSVVGCTITLGVYQVDKDICIYVKDNGQGISEKAIPHIFDRTYRESDSRTPEEETSSGLGLSIVKSIVEQHKGKVECKSKLGEGSTIFIYLPKIG; encoded by the coding sequence ATGAGTAATAAGAAGAAGTTTGAGCAACCTATAGTTGATTTAAAAACTGTAGAGGAATTATCAAATAGATTATTAGAGGCTAATCGTGAACTTAAACATGCAGAATATGAACGAAGGAGTATGATTGAGAATATATCTCACGATTTAAGGGCACCATTAACAGCCATAAGAAGTACAGTAGATTATCTGACTTTAAAGAATAGAAGTGATGTAGAAGACATTACAGATGAGGACTTAAGTACTTTTTTAAAGCTTCTTGATATGCGTACAAGGACATTAGAGGTATTGGTTCAGGATTTATATTATCTGACATGTATTGAGAGTGGTAGTGAAAAGTTTAAATTTAAAAAAGTACCTATAGCACAGTTTTTAGAGGAATATTATTTTGCTGCAGAAATAGATGAAAAGTATGCTGATTATGAACTTGTTTTAGATGTTCCTGAAGACATGAAAGAGGTAGTAGCAATCGATATTGCAAAATTAAGCAGAGTTTTGGATAATCTGTTTAATAATTCAAGAAAATATTCTGTTGTAGGATGTACAATTACGCTTGGAGTATATCAGGTTGATAAAGACATATGTATTTATGTTAAAGATAATGGTCAAGGTATATCAGAAAAGGCAATACCACATATATTTGACAGAACATATAGAGAATCTGATTCAAGGACACCAGAAGAGGAAACAAGCAGCGGACTTGGGCTTTCAATTGTAAAAAGTATTGTTGAACAGCATAAAGGAAAAGTTGAATGTAAGAGTAAATTGGGTGAGGGTAGTACAATTTTTATTTATTTACCCAAAATAGGATGA
- a CDS encoding glycosyltransferase family 2 protein has protein sequence MKKVSIVVPIYNGEKYIDNCIKNLLMQTYSNLEIVLVDDGSTDKTAELCDSYLEKDSRIKVIHQENGGLSAARNSGTEMATGSYLVYVDVDDDIMPSLVEDNVKLAMDNDADVVFYSFWYHNLDTNVRTENEYKGFFSGNNNSFFYDKLSDTIDHEIFNAPWNKLYKTSFLRKNNLRFLPEYPIYEDIIFASKILQFAKKIVVNPNKYYVYYLRSSGSLLTKYVDGYYDSVTKFYNNAMDYCSLYKDNKVIKDKFANLYIRLVTTNLKQISCREQFSIQEKLERISYILDNGCFKEALQNTQIDRKKRMIRLLVLTRNKLGILLMYSYLGRSR, from the coding sequence ATGAAAAAAGTTAGTATTGTAGTTCCAATATATAATGGTGAAAAGTACATAGATAATTGTATTAAAAATCTTTTAATGCAGACATATTCTAATTTGGAAATTGTCCTAGTCGATGATGGAAGTACGGATAAAACTGCTGAATTATGTGATAGTTATTTGGAGAAGGATTCAAGAATAAAGGTTATTCATCAGGAAAACGGAGGTCTAAGTGCCGCGAGAAATTCTGGAACTGAAATGGCGACGGGATCTTATCTTGTTTATGTGGATGTTGATGATGACATAATGCCTTCCCTGGTTGAAGATAATGTTAAATTAGCTATGGATAATGATGCTGATGTGGTTTTCTATAGCTTCTGGTATCACAACCTTGATACAAATGTAAGAACAGAAAATGAATATAAAGGCTTCTTTTCTGGAAATAATAATAGTTTTTTTTATGATAAATTAAGTGATACTATTGATCACGAAATTTTTAATGCTCCATGGAATAAACTATATAAAACCAGTTTTTTGAGGAAAAACAATTTGAGATTTCTTCCTGAATATCCGATTTATGAGGATATCATTTTTGCTTCAAAAATACTTCAGTTTGCAAAAAAAATTGTTGTTAATCCTAATAAGTATTATGTTTACTATCTTAGAAGCTCCGGCAGCCTTCTGACAAAATATGTAGATGGATATTATGATTCAGTTACGAAATTTTATAATAATGCAATGGATTATTGCAGCTTATATAAAGATAACAAGGTTATAAAAGATAAGTTTGCAAATTTATATATTAGGTTGGTGACTACAAATCTAAAGCAGATAAGCTGTAGAGAACAGTTTTCTATTCAGGAAAAGCTGGAAAGAATATCATATATACTTGATAATGGATGTTTTAAAGAGGCTTTGCAGAATACACAAATAGATAGAAAAAAACGAATGATAAGATTGCTTGTTCTGACTAGGAATAAACTAGGCATCTTATTAATGTATAGTTATTTAGGAAGAAGTAGGTAG
- a CDS encoding acyltransferase family protein, which yields MNSRTKIESLQGLRAIAFICIFLSHCNIAVLERLGNFGVSLFFVLSGFLMVYSYYKSDGKNDSSIIDRLMFSWNKIRKLYPLHIVAMIIAVPIRYYESILYSETFFFPMTLVNLVLNSFLLQSWIPNMDIVYSLNGVVWYLSTCAFHYFMFPWLIKSIRKYKGVKEPITISVILFAVQAMLSALTPYLPFYQSTGGWKFSVWFSYIFPISRLVDFIIGCNLGYIFISKKHSDGKRLSFYIGMEFLSVFLFLCSSAIYNTSIINKLQFGKTTIWTIPTCMIIYIFALNKGVLSKILTHKFLVFLGDLSSYTFIVHQLVIKICMFTATMFVGEAFKKNPIVLFSAFCISIAIAVLWRKYFVIRKCN from the coding sequence GTGAATTCTAGAACAAAAATTGAGTCATTACAAGGATTAAGGGCGATTGCTTTTATTTGTATTTTTTTGTCGCATTGTAATATTGCTGTGCTTGAAAGGCTTGGAAACTTTGGAGTATCATTATTTTTTGTTTTGTCAGGTTTTCTGATGGTTTATTCATATTATAAATCTGATGGAAAAAATGATTCTTCAATAATTGATAGGCTCATGTTTTCATGGAATAAGATTAGAAAACTTTATCCTCTTCATATTGTTGCTATGATTATAGCTGTTCCTATTAGATATTATGAGAGCATATTGTATTCGGAAACATTTTTTTTTCCTATGACTCTTGTGAACTTGGTATTGAATTCTTTTTTGTTACAATCATGGATTCCCAATATGGACATAGTGTATTCGCTAAATGGAGTTGTTTGGTATTTGAGTACCTGTGCTTTTCATTATTTTATGTTTCCGTGGCTGATTAAAAGCATTAGGAAGTACAAAGGGGTTAAGGAACCAATTACAATAAGTGTTATTCTGTTTGCTGTTCAAGCTATGTTGTCAGCATTGACGCCTTATTTGCCATTCTATCAGAGCACTGGTGGTTGGAAGTTCAGTGTTTGGTTTTCATATATCTTCCCGATTTCCAGATTGGTTGATTTTATTATAGGATGCAATTTAGGATATATATTTATTAGTAAAAAACATTCAGATGGTAAGAGATTATCATTTTATATAGGAATGGAGTTTTTATCTGTATTTTTGTTTTTATGTAGTTCAGCAATATATAATACGAGCATTATTAACAAGCTCCAGTTCGGAAAAACAACGATATGGACTATACCTACTTGTATGATTATTTACATTTTTGCCTTGAATAAAGGAGTGCTTTCAAAGATATTAACACATAAATTTTTGGTGTTCTTAGGAGATTTGAGCTCATATACATTTATCGTTCATCAACTTGTAATAAAAATATGTATGTTTACAGCGACGATGTTTGTAGGTGAAGCATTTAAAAAGAATCCTATAGTTTTGTTTAGTGCTTTTTGTATATCTATAGCCATTGCGGTATTATGGCGTAAGTATTTTGTTATAAGAAAGTGTAATTAA
- a CDS encoding glycosyltransferase family 39 protein, whose amino-acid sequence MKNKKINPLYYIAFSIVAFLFVLICSATTSPIYPNYKGWDSGLFQVIGKGWSEGYVPYKQLYDQKGPALFLIEMIGYLITGNQYGVFTIQIVLMTISICIIYKIFARSFKDIYAAIFAVCIIFSFSCNYEFGNLCEEYANPFLLTSLLFVTEWMENKSKKNSNHNPLYAFFYGITFGFCFMSRLTNAVAVCIAVLFIVLYLCVNKAWENLLKNAVAFILGTALLVVPFMLYFATKDSTYEFWYGTFLYNISYASNSTGGISTIIRGAMGQIGSYAVVAAGIVCLIKKEYFNGIMYMALGIGTEFLLMNIMNFGHYSMITFPLFPVAIYELKKKFDEGRENGIVWLQYLSITILIGTCGIAAIRTGKEMNKLRYYYDKYSSSPSEEAIAPYKQLLDFVDLIPKEERNQVVGYGTNPWFYLDMDITPANRFFVMQDWQAEFSESFRNYLLEEYTVNKSAWIVYSDSKEPIIKDILDESYELVDSEAVINSNDGSMLKLYHKK is encoded by the coding sequence ATGAAGAACAAAAAAATTAATCCACTATACTATATTGCTTTTTCGATAGTTGCATTCTTATTTGTACTTATCTGTTCTGCTACTACAAGTCCGATATATCCTAATTATAAGGGATGGGATTCAGGATTATTTCAGGTTATCGGTAAGGGATGGTCAGAAGGATATGTTCCCTATAAACAATTGTATGATCAAAAAGGTCCGGCTCTATTCTTGATTGAAATGATTGGATATCTGATAACAGGTAACCAGTATGGGGTGTTTACTATACAAATTGTTTTAATGACAATTTCAATTTGTATAATCTATAAGATTTTTGCCAGATCCTTTAAGGACATATATGCAGCCATATTTGCTGTTTGCATTATTTTTTCCTTTTCCTGTAATTATGAGTTTGGAAATCTATGTGAAGAATATGCGAATCCATTTCTATTGACAAGCTTGCTCTTTGTCACAGAATGGATGGAAAATAAGAGTAAAAAAAATTCGAATCACAATCCATTATATGCTTTTTTCTATGGTATAACATTTGGATTTTGCTTTATGTCCAGGCTGACAAATGCTGTTGCAGTTTGTATAGCTGTGTTATTTATCGTGCTGTATCTTTGTGTAAATAAGGCATGGGAGAATCTGCTAAAAAATGCAGTTGCTTTTATACTTGGGACAGCTCTATTGGTTGTTCCGTTTATGCTTTATTTTGCTACAAAGGATAGTACTTATGAGTTTTGGTACGGAACTTTTTTATATAACATTTCTTATGCATCTAATTCGACTGGTGGAATAAGCACAATTATCAGAGGTGCGATGGGGCAGATAGGTAGCTATGCAGTGGTTGCTGCAGGAATTGTGTGCTTGATTAAAAAAGAATATTTTAACGGAATAATGTACATGGCTCTTGGCATTGGAACAGAGTTTTTGCTTATGAATATTATGAACTTTGGTCATTATTCCATGATAACATTCCCACTTTTTCCTGTTGCAATTTATGAATTAAAAAAGAAATTCGACGAAGGAAGAGAAAATGGAATAGTGTGGTTACAATATTTATCTATAACTATATTGATTGGAACTTGTGGAATAGCTGCTATACGAACAGGAAAGGAGATGAATAAACTAAGATATTATTATGACAAGTATTCTTCATCTCCATCTGAGGAGGCAATTGCACCTTATAAGCAATTGCTAGATTTTGTAGATCTGATTCCTAAAGAGGAAAGAAATCAGGTAGTGGGATATGGAACAAATCCCTGGTTTTATCTGGATATGGACATAACCCCTGCTAACAGATTTTTTGTCATGCAGGACTGGCAGGCAGAATTCAGTGAGTCATTTAGGAACTATCTATTGGAGGAATACACTGTAAATAAGTCAGCATGGATTGTGTACAGTGACTCAAAAGAACCCATTATAAAAGATATATTGGATGAGAGCTATGAATTAGTCGATTCTGAGGCTGTTATTAATTCAAACGATGGGAGCATGCTAAAACTATATCACAAAAAATAA
- a CDS encoding glycosyltransferase family 39 protein, which translates to MKEISQKEKIKIYMLCCLVAFLILSICSKCSFLYPLNNWGDAGCYYVQGRGILVGLVPYRDMAEQKGPAIFFVYALGELVSKSSFIGIFIIEIICAATFLFFSIRIAGLFYSVKSYELGIAAILAASVYGSYVNRHGGGPEEMSLALFSFMLYLAVRYISKDLLPSVKEMIFLGIYAGLLFWTKYTLCALYIALLLIMLVHSIIRHEMSSFWKKIIYFVLGCIIISFPIIFFFAINGSLMDLFMDYFYNNIFLYRKNDTIYMGFWGNMKLALSLLLKARNAFSLILIILGSVWMLMQKKYELFIGLLASFLFAFIILNSGIAQKYSNLPLFVFCGLGFCPIIGLLNTKKLTGNFLINIIIVVCAMIGAYVFCLHTHDLLKKKSEMPQYAFSSEMKSYGIDNYSMLYYGVLDEGYYFADGQMPKWRAFVQLNQGGSELKNLQNGYINKQEPDFIISEKMLCDSSDYDIVAASYEGNAEKEVVSFDDFGYEMIDEKSFYYEEYNHVVRLYKRK; encoded by the coding sequence ATGAAAGAAATATCACAAAAAGAAAAAATTAAGATTTATATGTTATGCTGTTTAGTAGCGTTTTTGATTCTTTCGATATGTTCAAAATGCTCATTTCTCTATCCCTTAAATAACTGGGGGGATGCAGGTTGCTACTATGTTCAGGGAAGAGGAATTCTTGTAGGATTGGTTCCTTATCGGGATATGGCTGAACAGAAGGGGCCTGCAATATTCTTTGTATATGCACTTGGTGAGCTTGTTTCTAAATCAAGCTTTATAGGGATTTTTATTATAGAGATAATTTGTGCCGCAACCTTTTTATTTTTTTCAATTAGAATAGCAGGTCTTTTTTATAGCGTAAAAAGCTATGAGCTAGGAATCGCAGCTATTCTTGCTGCATCTGTTTATGGCTCATATGTAAACAGACATGGTGGCGGCCCTGAAGAAATGTCGCTGGCATTATTTTCTTTTATGTTATATTTGGCAGTAAGATATATTTCCAAGGATTTACTTCCAAGTGTAAAAGAAATGATTTTCTTAGGGATTTATGCTGGTTTATTATTTTGGACTAAATATACATTATGTGCATTGTATATCGCTTTATTACTTATAATGCTTGTTCACTCAATAATTCGACATGAGATGAGTAGTTTCTGGAAGAAGATAATCTATTTTGTGCTTGGGTGCATAATCATATCATTTCCAATTATTTTTTTCTTTGCTATTAATGGATCACTTATGGATCTTTTTATGGATTACTTTTACAATAATATCTTTCTGTACAGAAAAAATGATACTATTTATATGGGCTTTTGGGGAAACATGAAGCTTGCTCTTTCGCTGCTTCTAAAGGCAAGAAATGCTTTTTCTCTGATATTAATAATTTTGGGATCTGTATGGATGCTGATGCAGAAAAAATATGAGTTATTTATTGGATTGTTGGCTTCATTTTTGTTTGCATTTATTATTCTTAATTCAGGAATAGCACAAAAATATAGTAATCTGCCACTGTTCGTTTTCTGTGGATTGGGTTTTTGTCCAATAATTGGATTATTAAACACAAAAAAACTTACCGGAAATTTTTTGATCAATATTATTATTGTTGTTTGTGCGATGATTGGGGCTTATGTATTTTGCCTTCACACACATGATCTTCTTAAGAAGAAGTCAGAAATGCCTCAATATGCATTTTCTTCAGAGATGAAGAGCTATGGTATTGATAATTATTCAATGCTGTATTATGGGGTGCTTGATGAGGGCTACTACTTTGCAGATGGGCAGATGCCAAAGTGGAGAGCATTTGTTCAGTTAAATCAAGGTGGTAGTGAATTAAAGAATCTTCAGAATGGATATATAAATAAGCAGGAGCCGGATTTTATTATTTCCGAGAAAATGCTTTGCGACTCTTCTGATTATGATATTGTTGCTGCAAGTTATGAAGGCAATGCCGAAAAAGAAGTTGTCTCCTTTGATGATTTTGGCTATGAGATGATAGATGAAAAATCATTTTATTACGAAGAGTACAACCATGTTGTCAGACTTTATAAAAGAAAATAA
- a CDS encoding cellulase family glycosylhydrolase encodes MQQIIVICHTRTYRDETGIIYIHHDSEPIQAEVKEDNFIQIKNNAASLWTEISNKFKSYDNHLLFASYNEVDNC; translated from the coding sequence ATGCAACAGATTATAGTAATCTGTCACACACGTACTTACCGTGATGAAACAGGCATAATATACATTCATCACGATAGTGAACCCATCCAAGCCGAAGTGAAGGAAGATAACTTCATACAAATAAAAAATAATGCAGCATCTCTATGGACTGAAATCTCGAATAAATTTAAATCCTATGACAACCATTTATTATTTGCATCATATAACGAAGTTGACAATTGTTAA